From the Ignavibacteria bacterium genome, one window contains:
- a CDS encoding copper-translocating P-type ATPase, which yields MDKVNKTLVDSPQENTLQKFSLPVEGMTCASCVARVEKAIGKVEGVKNVAVNFATEKANFELDPSKADLSKIAEIVEDAGYKIKLPEKTETAQPEALPEEKEEDNAFYKALKKDLLFALILTVPVFIISMTMDFSWFHRMFPASLSHEKLMHYINKILLILTTPVVFISGKRFFTIFYNNLKHFAADMNSLVAIGTGTAYIYSLIATLFPDMITSSGSTPHVYYDSTAVIITLILTGRFLENRAKRKTGSAIKKLLELKPKTAAVRRNGIEVTVKIDELALKDIVIVRPGEKIPSDGVIKEGLSTVDESMITGEAIPVEKGPGARVIGGTINKNGSFEFEITALGKNSVLGQIIKYVEEAQGSKAPIQKLADKIASVFVPAVVLVAFLTFIVWLIIGGDGAFNLALINFVAVLIIACPCALGLATPTAIMVGTGLGANHGILIKNGESLEHAHKINVIVLDKTGTITEGKPSVTDIITHEISEDELIKTASSVESRSEHPLAQAVVDYAKARNITLGNPESFKNIPGHGIQAVIGGRAVLVGNEKLMRDYSLKPGKFQEDFDRLSSLGKTIIFIAIDGGIKGLFAIEDPIKSTSKDAIRKLKSMGIKVVMLTGDNRKTAEAIARRIGVDEFRAEILPEDKAREIAKYQKEGSITAMVGDGINDAPALAQSDVGIAMGSGTDVAIETADITLLKSDLQGAVNSIQLSKRTIRTIKQNLFWAFIYNVLGIPLAALGLLNPMFAALAMSFSSVSVVTNSLRLRGVKL from the coding sequence ATGGATAAGGTAAATAAAACCCTGGTGGATAGTCCGCAGGAAAATACATTACAGAAATTTTCCCTTCCCGTTGAAGGGATGACCTGTGCAAGCTGCGTGGCAAGGGTGGAAAAGGCCATCGGTAAGGTTGAGGGGGTAAAAAATGTCGCTGTAAATTTTGCAACCGAAAAGGCAAATTTTGAGCTGGATCCTTCAAAAGCAGATTTAAGTAAAATTGCTGAGATTGTTGAAGATGCAGGATACAAAATAAAACTTCCTGAAAAAACTGAAACTGCACAGCCGGAGGCTTTGCCTGAAGAAAAAGAAGAAGACAACGCATTTTACAAGGCGCTGAAAAAAGATCTCCTGTTTGCGCTTATTTTGACTGTACCGGTATTTATTATCAGCATGACAATGGATTTCAGCTGGTTCCACAGGATGTTCCCAGCTTCCCTAAGCCATGAAAAGCTGATGCATTATATAAATAAAATTCTGCTTATACTTACCACACCCGTTGTCTTTATTTCAGGCAAAAGATTCTTTACAATTTTCTACAACAACCTGAAGCATTTTGCAGCCGATATGAATTCGCTGGTTGCAATAGGTACGGGAACAGCATACATCTACAGCCTCATTGCAACGCTTTTTCCGGATATGATTACATCTTCAGGCAGTACGCCGCACGTTTATTACGATTCTACGGCGGTAATAATTACGCTGATACTGACGGGGCGTTTTCTTGAAAACCGCGCAAAGCGGAAAACAGGATCGGCAATAAAAAAACTTCTTGAATTAAAGCCAAAGACCGCTGCGGTAAGGCGTAATGGAATAGAGGTTACCGTTAAGATAGATGAGCTGGCATTGAAGGATATTGTTATTGTGCGCCCGGGTGAGAAGATCCCGTCCGACGGCGTAATAAAAGAAGGGCTTTCAACGGTAGATGAATCCATGATTACAGGAGAGGCAATACCCGTTGAAAAAGGCCCGGGAGCAAGGGTCATTGGAGGCACAATAAATAAGAACGGATCTTTTGAATTTGAGATCACGGCGCTTGGTAAAAATTCCGTACTAGGACAGATAATAAAGTACGTCGAGGAGGCCCAGGGCTCCAAGGCTCCCATACAGAAGCTGGCAGACAAGATAGCCTCGGTCTTTGTTCCTGCAGTAGTTTTAGTTGCGTTTCTGACATTTATCGTATGGCTTATTATAGGGGGTGACGGAGCATTTAACCTTGCACTCATAAACTTTGTTGCTGTTTTAATTATAGCCTGCCCCTGCGCACTGGGGCTTGCAACGCCTACGGCAATTATGGTTGGAACGGGCCTCGGGGCAAACCACGGCATACTGATTAAAAATGGTGAAAGCCTTGAACACGCGCACAAAATAAATGTAATTGTGCTGGATAAAACGGGAACAATTACCGAAGGAAAGCCTTCTGTTACTGACATTATTACTCATGAAATCAGCGAAGATGAACTGATAAAAACTGCCTCTTCGGTTGAAAGCCGCTCCGAACATCCGCTGGCTCAGGCAGTAGTGGACTATGCAAAAGCAAGAAACATTACCCTGGGGAACCCGGAGTCGTTTAAGAACATACCGGGACACGGAATCCAGGCTGTAATTGGAGGAAGAGCCGTTTTAGTCGGCAACGAGAAGCTGATGCGGGATTATTCACTGAAACCCGGGAAGTTCCAGGAGGATTTTGACAGGCTTTCTTCTTTAGGCAAGACGATTATATTTATTGCAATTGACGGCGGAATAAAAGGCCTTTTTGCAATTGAGGACCCGATTAAGAGCACGTCAAAAGACGCCATAAGGAAGCTTAAGAGCATGGGCATAAAGGTTGTGATGCTGACGGGCGACAACAGAAAAACCGCCGAAGCTATTGCAAGAAGAATAGGCGTTGATGAATTCAGGGCCGAGATACTTCCAGAGGACAAGGCGCGCGAAATTGCAAAGTACCAGAAGGAAGGAAGCATTACGGCAATGGTTGGAGACGGAATTAACGATGCCCCGGCGCTTGCACAAAGCGACGTTGGAATTGCAATGGGTTCGGGCACTGACGTTGCAATTGAAACGGCCGATATAACGCTCCTGAAAAGCGACCTTCAGGGAGCGGTTAATTCAATACAGCTTTCAAAAAGAACTATAAGGACGATCAAGCAGAACCTCTTCTGGGCCTTTATCTATAACGTGCTCGGAATTCCCCTTGCCGCATTGGGACTGTTAAACCCCATGTTTGCAGCGCTTGCAATGTCGTTTAGTTCTGTTTCGGTGGTAACAAACTCCCTTCGCTTAAGGGGTGTTAAATTGTAA
- a CDS encoding cupin domain-containing protein, translating to MSKYELQTAPFIVPTNDGKLIEEHFGKASIDTGDYSFAHMIAPAGWSEPFQTPDFNEITYVISGRKIVEVEGRKIQLSRNESICIKKGTRVRYSNPFEEPVEYVSVCVPAFTMDRVKREG from the coding sequence ATGAGTAAATATGAACTTCAAACCGCGCCATTCATTGTCCCGACAAATGACGGCAAACTTATAGAGGAACATTTCGGGAAGGCAAGCATCGATACCGGCGACTACAGCTTTGCCCATATGATAGCTCCTGCAGGCTGGAGCGAGCCTTTTCAGACGCCGGATTTTAATGAGATCACGTATGTAATTTCAGGAAGGAAAATTGTGGAGGTGGAAGGAAGAAAGATCCAGCTTTCAAGGAACGAGTCCATCTGCATAAAAAAAGGAACCAGGGTAAGGTACTCAAACCCCTTTGAGGAGCCGGTTGAATATGTTTCGGTATGCGTGCCGGCTTTTACAATGGACAGGGTAAAAAGAGAAGGCTGA
- a CDS encoding guanosine monophosphate reductase, with protein sequence MKIYSKKDLNEYHFSLTYDDISLIPTEVSRIKSRTEASTKCNFMGLDLAVPVVSSPMDTVTGIAMAEELTALGCLGVLNRFDSSLAHILNGTDGHNLRGVSIALNTEMDVVEKLAERNYVICIDTANANNRAVLNKTEEIKKRFPGVKIMVGNIAHGASLKQLEESGADAVRVGIGSGSVCTTSIQTGIGIGQVSSLLNVIFSRKKDNLKIKIIADGGIKSPGDVAKAMALGADAVMLGRMLAGTKETPSEVIKYNGQLWKKYRGSASFGVKMRNEFIEGEETMVPYKGQVKSVIDAISDGLKSAMSYMNCFNLEELRKTETFAVLSNSSFLERLPKI encoded by the coding sequence ATGAAGATTTACTCGAAAAAAGACTTAAATGAGTATCATTTTTCACTGACCTATGACGATATAAGTCTTATTCCTACGGAAGTTTCCAGAATTAAGAGCCGTACAGAAGCATCAACCAAGTGCAATTTTATGGGCCTGGATCTTGCAGTGCCCGTTGTCTCCAGTCCCATGGATACTGTTACCGGAATTGCAATGGCAGAAGAGCTGACAGCCCTGGGATGCCTTGGAGTGCTGAACAGGTTTGATTCATCCCTTGCACACATTCTTAACGGGACAGACGGTCATAACCTGCGCGGCGTTTCAATTGCCCTTAATACTGAAATGGACGTGGTCGAAAAACTTGCCGAAAGAAATTATGTGATATGTATAGATACGGCTAACGCAAATAACAGGGCCGTGCTGAATAAAACCGAAGAGATTAAAAAAAGATTCCCTGGTGTAAAAATCATGGTGGGAAACATTGCCCACGGAGCCTCATTAAAACAGCTAGAGGAATCAGGAGCCGATGCAGTAAGAGTTGGAATAGGAAGCGGTAGCGTTTGTACTACATCAATCCAGACCGGTATCGGCATCGGTCAGGTGTCGTCTTTATTGAATGTGATCTTTTCAAGAAAAAAAGATAACCTGAAGATTAAGATTATTGCCGACGGCGGTATCAAATCACCTGGCGACGTGGCAAAGGCTATGGCTCTTGGAGCAGATGCCGTGATGCTGGGACGTATGCTTGCCGGTACAAAGGAAACCCCGAGCGAGGTAATTAAATATAACGGACAGCTTTGGAAAAAATACCGCGGCTCTGCTTCTTTCGGCGTTAAAATGAGAAATGAATTCATTGAAGGCGAAGAAACCATGGTGCCTTATAAGGGCCAGGTAAAAAGCGTCATTGATGCAATCTCCGACGGCCTGAAAAGCGCAATGAGCTATATGAACTGCTTTAACCTTGAAGAGCTGAGAAAAACAGAAACCTTTGCCGTTCTCAGCAACAGCTCATTCCTGGAAAGACTTCCTAAGATATAA
- the pepF gene encoding oligoendopeptidase F, whose product MRLSIPVLSSGDIMAQDVTGSLPARGDIEARYTWNLSDIYKTENLWEKDFKWVDENAAGYQNFQGKLGSSADELLKAMKFDDEMGIKLSRLYLYSSLAKDLDLANSEARARYDRISALSSKVAALSSFLRPEILSIAEEKIKDFMKSSGGLMLYKQQFDNLFRTKEHTLSKEQEELLAMGSEVSRIPYSTFNVFTDAEMQFPVVKDTEGQDVQISHGRYSAALFSTDREYRKRVYTGFYKPFKEYKNTLSTLFSGNIKTHVFYARARRYNSSREAALDVNNIPVAVYDNLIKSINENLQPLHRWASIKKRVLGLKELHIYDSYVTLFPGVKKEYDYEKGKEVVLEALKPMGSDYIANLKSAFDNRWVDVYETKGKRSGAYSSGTTYGVHPYVLLNWNNQLNDVFTLAHEMGHNMHSFYTGQTQPYPYADYSIFVAEVASTANEALLLDYLIQHSQSREEKLALLEKYLTNITSTFYRQACFAEYEQMVHSMVEKGEPLTPDKLNALYHEITQRYWGPDMVIDEEEDYTWARIPHFYYNFYVYQYATGLAASQTLVANIKKEGQPAINRYLDFLKAGSSDYPINVLKKAGVDMTSREPVLQTISKMNELLDEMEKLLDQK is encoded by the coding sequence ATGAGATTATCTATTCCGGTCCTTTCTTCAGGGGATATCATGGCTCAGGATGTTACAGGCAGCCTGCCCGCAAGAGGTGACATTGAGGCCAGGTATACCTGGAACCTTTCGGATATTTATAAAACAGAGAATCTGTGGGAAAAGGACTTCAAATGGGTTGATGAAAATGCCGCGGGATACCAGAATTTCCAGGGAAAACTCGGCTCTTCTGCCGATGAGCTCCTGAAGGCAATGAAGTTCGACGATGAAATGGGAATTAAACTTTCCAGGCTCTACCTTTATTCTTCACTTGCAAAGGACCTCGATCTTGCAAATAGCGAGGCGAGGGCCAGATACGACAGAATAAGCGCCCTTTCTTCAAAAGTTGCAGCCTTAAGCTCATTCCTTCGCCCTGAAATCCTGAGCATCGCGGAGGAGAAAATTAAGGATTTTATGAAATCCTCCGGCGGCCTCATGCTCTATAAGCAGCAGTTCGATAACCTCTTCAGAACCAAAGAGCATACTTTGTCAAAAGAGCAAGAGGAGCTCCTTGCTATGGGCTCAGAAGTAAGCCGTATTCCATACAGCACATTTAACGTCTTTACAGACGCCGAGATGCAGTTTCCCGTTGTTAAGGACACCGAAGGGCAGGACGTCCAGATCTCCCACGGCAGGTATTCGGCGGCACTTTTCTCAACAGACCGCGAATACAGAAAAAGAGTGTACACAGGCTTCTATAAACCTTTTAAGGAGTATAAGAACACGCTTTCCACGCTTTTCTCGGGAAACATTAAAACTCACGTTTTTTATGCCAGGGCGCGCCGCTACAATTCCTCCCGGGAAGCTGCACTGGACGTTAATAATATACCCGTTGCAGTATACGACAACCTGATTAAAAGCATCAATGAAAACCTTCAGCCCCTGCACCGCTGGGCATCAATAAAGAAAAGAGTGCTTGGACTCAAGGAACTGCACATTTACGACAGCTATGTTACTTTGTTTCCCGGAGTTAAAAAAGAATATGACTATGAAAAGGGCAAGGAAGTGGTCCTTGAAGCCCTTAAGCCCATGGGAAGCGACTATATTGCCAATCTTAAGAGTGCTTTCGATAACCGCTGGGTTGACGTCTACGAAACGAAGGGGAAGCGCAGCGGGGCATATTCTTCAGGCACAACTTACGGCGTACACCCTTATGTCCTCCTTAACTGGAACAATCAGTTAAATGACGTCTTTACGCTTGCGCATGAAATGGGGCATAATATGCATTCTTTCTATACGGGCCAGACTCAGCCCTACCCTTATGCCGATTATTCAATCTTTGTTGCCGAGGTGGCCTCAACGGCTAATGAGGCTCTTTTATTGGACTACCTGATACAGCACTCACAGTCCAGGGAAGAAAAGCTTGCCCTGCTAGAAAAGTATCTTACTAACATCACCTCAACTTTCTACCGCCAGGCCTGCTTTGCCGAGTACGAACAGATGGTGCATTCCATGGTGGAAAAAGGGGAACCCCTTACGCCCGATAAACTTAATGCACTCTACCACGAGATTACACAGCGCTACTGGGGCCCTGATATGGTTATTGACGAGGAAGAGGATTATACATGGGCCAGGATCCCTCACTTTTACTATAACTTCTACGTCTACCAGTACGCAACGGGACTTGCGGCCTCGCAGACACTAGTGGCAAATATTAAAAAAGAAGGGCAGCCTGCAATCAACCGCTACCTTGATTTCCTTAAGGCCGGAAGCAGCGATTACCCGATCAATGTCCTTAAGAAGGCGGGCGTCGATATGACTTCACGTGAACCGGTACTTCAGACCATAAGCAAGATGAACGAACTTCTGGATGAAATGGAAAAGCTCCTTGACCAGAAGTAA
- a CDS encoding PAS domain S-box protein, protein MTTKDIKCLLINPGAHRTLLGDEIRNNGTCISIIRKPDYSEMEFSHQEPDYDVCIFFIGKDEVNPGKYSEFLTRLNPPAIFILENKDYELAYRLMKAGATETVFLQDATNEVISASVIKLLDKKNRTGSSQSYKPFIDMMCSLFEPTRLGFAVFDMSGSMLHFNSSFQQVLGFNKTRLLSMKLEEICYSDYVDEVYYYDDLVSGKIKCFELERPLYNKEGNLIWCRIFVNLIKGREGKPEFMVMTMNDITERKQSFLQLEKERYYLQRLMDNIPDAIYFKDAEHRFTKVSRYIHLKGISNPDQAIGKTDFDFFTKEHAQEAFDDEERILRTGKPVINKVEKETFPNGEIAWVSTTKAPLFDAGGNANGIVGISRDVTEMKLSEEALLKSEERYRNLVEYIPDTIAVICGNKIVYTNSAGMSLLKAPKMSDILEESIFTFIHSHYFPTAKRFLESILCRKKPARANRVKLITLSGETIDAEITGLPTTYNEKPAIQLVIRDITDLKRQERIRQTTLKILQASNFTQTTEELFRYIHQAVGSLMPVNNFYIALYDEQNQVLSFPYWVDEEDEQMLPKKPGRGLTEYVLRSGKAMLLTEDDDLELQKKGEVDLVGSPARIWLGVPLQIKEKTIGAMVVQDYTREEAYTENDKETLELISYPVSRAIERRKNEEQILEYVQQLKETNATKDRFFSFISHDLRGPFSSLLGFSEMMLEDFESLPHEDLKRYLEIINATSRNLYNLLNNLLQFSRFQTGRVQYNPSEYNLGELVSKNVDLLRGNALKKGIHLTTETTINRAAFVDEEMISSAIQNLITNAVKFTPRNGSITVKCVQMEGEDKAMISVCDTGVGMDKDTLDKLFRIEVIHSTSGTEKEPGTGLGLILTKEFVEKNNGRIWVQSTPGKGSTFCFTLPLS, encoded by the coding sequence ATGACAACAAAAGATATTAAGTGCCTGCTAATAAATCCCGGTGCCCATAGAACTCTTTTGGGGGACGAGATCAGAAATAACGGAACATGTATCAGCATCATCCGGAAGCCTGATTATTCAGAGATGGAATTCTCTCACCAGGAGCCGGACTATGATGTATGTATTTTTTTTATCGGTAAAGATGAAGTCAATCCCGGAAAGTATTCAGAATTTCTCACCCGCTTAAATCCCCCGGCAATATTTATACTTGAGAACAAAGATTATGAGCTTGCCTACAGGCTTATGAAAGCCGGTGCCACGGAAACTGTTTTCCTGCAGGACGCCACGAATGAAGTAATTTCAGCCTCGGTAATAAAACTTCTGGACAAAAAAAACAGGACAGGCTCATCTCAGAGCTACAAGCCTTTTATAGATATGATGTGTTCCCTGTTTGAACCGACACGCCTTGGCTTTGCAGTTTTCGACATGTCGGGCTCAATGCTTCACTTCAATAGTTCATTTCAGCAGGTGCTTGGATTTAATAAAACAAGGCTTCTTTCGATGAAGCTTGAGGAAATATGCTACTCTGATTATGTTGATGAAGTTTATTATTATGACGACCTGGTAAGCGGGAAGATAAAGTGTTTTGAGCTGGAAAGGCCGCTTTACAACAAGGAAGGAAATTTAATCTGGTGCAGGATCTTTGTTAACCTCATAAAAGGCCGTGAAGGCAAGCCTGAGTTTATGGTTATGACCATGAACGATATAACAGAAAGAAAACAGTCCTTTCTGCAGCTTGAGAAAGAAAGATACTACCTTCAGAGGCTTATGGACAACATCCCTGACGCCATATACTTTAAGGATGCCGAGCACAGGTTTACAAAAGTAAGCAGGTATATTCACTTAAAAGGGATCAGCAATCCCGATCAGGCTATCGGGAAAACAGATTTTGATTTCTTTACGAAAGAGCACGCACAGGAAGCCTTCGATGATGAAGAAAGAATTTTAAGGACGGGAAAACCTGTAATCAACAAAGTTGAAAAAGAAACATTCCCCAACGGGGAGATCGCGTGGGTATCGACTACAAAGGCTCCGCTTTTTGACGCCGGGGGCAATGCAAACGGAATTGTTGGAATTTCCCGGGACGTAACGGAAATGAAGCTTTCCGAGGAAGCACTCTTAAAGTCGGAAGAACGCTACCGCAACCTTGTGGAATATATTCCCGATACAATTGCCGTTATTTGCGGGAATAAGATCGTCTATACGAATTCCGCCGGAATGAGCCTCCTGAAGGCTCCAAAGATGTCAGACATTCTTGAAGAAAGCATTTTCACCTTCATTCATTCGCATTATTTTCCAACTGCAAAGCGTTTTCTGGAGAGCATTTTATGCAGAAAAAAACCTGCAAGGGCTAACAGGGTAAAACTGATCACACTTTCAGGTGAAACCATTGACGCTGAAATTACCGGCTTACCCACGACATATAACGAAAAGCCTGCAATACAGCTCGTCATACGCGACATTACGGATCTTAAAAGGCAGGAGAGAATAAGGCAGACTACATTAAAGATTCTTCAGGCATCAAATTTTACGCAGACTACCGAAGAACTCTTCCGTTATATACATCAGGCAGTGGGAAGCCTGATGCCCGTAAATAATTTCTATATAGCACTTTACGACGAACAGAATCAGGTACTCTCCTTCCCCTACTGGGTAGACGAAGAAGATGAGCAGATGCTTCCTAAAAAGCCCGGAAGGGGCCTGACTGAATACGTTTTAAGAAGCGGCAAGGCCATGCTGCTTACTGAAGATGACGACCTTGAACTCCAGAAAAAAGGAGAAGTTGACCTGGTAGGCTCCCCTGCCAGGATCTGGCTGGGTGTTCCATTGCAGATAAAGGAAAAAACAATCGGAGCCATGGTTGTACAGGACTACACCAGGGAGGAAGCCTATACAGAAAACGACAAGGAAACTCTTGAGCTCATATCTTACCCTGTTTCACGCGCAATTGAAAGAAGGAAAAACGAAGAACAGATACTCGAATACGTGCAGCAGTTAAAGGAAACAAATGCAACAAAGGACAGATTCTTCTCCTTTATCTCCCACGATTTAAGGGGGCCGTTCTCCTCCCTGCTGGGATTCTCGGAGATGATGCTTGAGGATTTTGAAAGCCTCCCGCATGAGGACCTTAAAAGGTACCTGGAAATAATTAATGCCACTTCGAGGAATCTTTATAACCTCTTAAACAACCTGCTTCAGTTCTCAAGGTTCCAGACAGGAAGGGTGCAGTACAATCCTTCAGAATACAACCTGGGCGAACTTGTAAGTAAAAATGTGGATCTCCTGAGGGGCAATGCCCTGAAAAAAGGGATTCACCTTACTACAGAAACCACAATCAACAGAGCCGCATTTGTGGATGAGGAGATGATTAGCTCAGCCATTCAGAACCTTATAACAAACGCAGTTAAATTTACCCCCAGAAACGGAAGCATTACAGTAAAATGCGTGCAGATGGAAGGCGAAGACAAGGCCATGATTTCAGTATGCGACACGGGCGTGGGAATGGATAAGGATACTCTGGATAAGTTATTCCGCATCGAAGTAATACATTCCACAAGCGGAACAGAAAAAGAACCGGGAACAGGCCTGGGGCTCATTCTTACAAAAGAGTTTGTTGAAAAGAATAACGGAAGGATCTGGGTTCAAAGCACTCCCGGAAAAGGAAGCACATTCTGTTTTACGCTGCCACTTTCTTAA
- the corA gene encoding magnesium/cobalt transporter CorA — MKKILKNSRKKVGQLPGSLIYMGDRTGNGIKINAAHYGRENFYEKNILSPEELKPSGEGILWLNVDGIHIPETIGNICDKFGIHPLTQEDILNTAHRPKAEDNGSYIFIVMKMLGFQSGSLLSEQVSLIIGKNYVLSFQENATDEFETVRENLRKNKGKIRELGPDYLAYRLLDFVLDNYFAVLEKIGDEIENVEDELVENPTRQTLEKIYKLKGEMIIIRRAVWPLREVISSLEKTETELISKSTQPYLRDLYDHIVQLIDTNENYREMAAGLMDIYLSSVSNKLNEIMKVLTIISTFFIPLNFIAGIYGMNFNTGISKYNMPELNFYLGYPMVLFLMFLVSLGLFIYFKRKKWF, encoded by the coding sequence GAAACGGCATTAAAATTAACGCCGCACACTACGGCAGGGAGAATTTCTATGAAAAGAATATCCTGAGCCCGGAGGAGCTGAAACCCTCCGGCGAGGGGATCCTCTGGCTTAACGTCGATGGAATCCATATTCCTGAGACCATCGGGAATATCTGCGACAAGTTCGGCATACATCCTCTTACCCAGGAGGATATTCTGAACACCGCACACCGCCCGAAGGCAGAGGATAACGGGAGCTATATCTTTATTGTAATGAAAATGCTCGGCTTCCAGTCCGGTTCGCTCCTGAGCGAACAGGTGAGCCTCATAATAGGAAAAAACTATGTGCTCTCTTTTCAGGAAAACGCAACCGATGAGTTTGAAACGGTGCGCGAAAATCTGAGGAAGAATAAGGGAAAAATAAGAGAACTGGGACCTGATTATCTTGCCTACAGGCTCCTGGATTTTGTTCTGGATAACTACTTCGCTGTTCTTGAAAAAATAGGGGATGAGATTGAAAATGTTGAAGACGAACTGGTGGAAAACCCCACCAGGCAGACGCTGGAGAAGATCTATAAGTTAAAAGGGGAGATGATTATCATCAGACGCGCCGTCTGGCCTTTAAGAGAAGTTATTAGCAGCCTCGAAAAAACCGAGACGGAACTCATCTCAAAATCCACACAGCCTTACCTGAGGGACCTCTACGACCATATAGTCCAGCTTATTGATACAAACGAAAACTACAGGGAAATGGCCGCGGGACTAATGGACATTTACCTTTCCAGCGTAAGCAATAAGCTTAATGAGATAATGAAAGTTCTGACCATCATCTCTACTTTTTTCATACCGCTGAACTTTATTGCAGGCATCTATGGCATGAATTTCAATACTGGTATCAGCAAATACAACATGCCTGAGCTGAATTTCTACCTGGGCTACCCGATGGTATTGTTCTTAATGTTTCTTGTTTCCCTTGGACTTTTTATCTACTTCAAGAGGAAGAAATGGTTTTAA